A window of Paenibacillus sp. 19GGS1-52 contains these coding sequences:
- a CDS encoding diguanylate cyclase, whose protein sequence is MTIQKYKDLVEKRIKQTLQEWSEQPEITEKEIYRFLHNLKGTAGTVGMREVEALAESTLLFFSDDSHKSWSMEEWGDYLFPFNTLIDKNSSSVMINSLNSAKQLNNEEIRQNEILIIDDDVELVAILKETLEKQSYYVSIALSAERGLKKFYGSKPDMILLDILLPDISGIEVLNQIIGKAKKEHIPIIIISGEHSKEIQLHAYSLGVMDFVCKPVDLDLFLMLIKNRFELKREWQEAIIVDELTGAFNRKHFNQTMKQLVSDFKRTSRIFSLALIDLDHFKKVNDSYGHLVGDEVLQAFSHLVLNSIRVEDTFCRFGGEEFALFLPNTDAASALLVIERIQKNFSSLEFSAKNEIFQVSFSSGITEVTEADQESDRLIEEADQALYASKNAGRNQTILYSEHLLVIKKDKVLNVIIVDDDALIRRIMNSHFSTWRPANIGTVNIKSYANGLDFLEADWYSSEEKYIILLDGVMPDLDGVEVLERIRRTYPEVNILVIMLTGRNNQADIVHALQMGADDYVIKPFHMPELLSRIERLAYRFLF, encoded by the coding sequence ATGACTATACAAAAGTACAAAGATCTTGTGGAGAAACGAATTAAGCAAACCTTGCAGGAGTGGTCGGAGCAGCCGGAAATTACGGAAAAAGAGATTTATCGGTTTCTGCATAATCTAAAAGGCACCGCTGGAACGGTTGGGATGAGAGAGGTTGAAGCCTTAGCCGAGAGCACGCTGTTGTTCTTCTCGGATGATAGTCATAAAAGCTGGTCCATGGAGGAGTGGGGCGATTATTTATTCCCCTTTAATACGCTTATCGACAAGAACTCGTCTTCCGTAATGATCAATTCCCTCAATTCAGCCAAACAGCTAAATAATGAAGAGATTCGGCAGAATGAGATCCTTATCATTGATGACGACGTTGAGTTGGTTGCTATTCTGAAAGAAACATTGGAGAAACAGTCCTATTATGTAAGCATTGCATTATCCGCTGAACGTGGGTTGAAGAAGTTCTATGGAAGTAAACCGGATATGATCCTACTCGATATCCTACTGCCCGATATAAGTGGGATTGAAGTCTTAAATCAAATTATTGGCAAGGCCAAAAAAGAGCATATTCCGATCATTATTATCAGTGGAGAACATTCCAAAGAAATTCAGTTGCATGCGTATTCGTTAGGTGTGATGGATTTTGTATGCAAACCGGTAGATCTGGATCTGTTCCTGATGCTAATCAAAAATCGCTTTGAACTGAAGAGAGAATGGCAAGAAGCGATAATCGTGGACGAACTGACCGGTGCTTTTAACCGCAAACATTTTAATCAGACAATGAAGCAGTTGGTTTCAGATTTTAAACGCACTAGTCGTATATTCTCATTGGCACTGATTGACCTCGATCATTTCAAGAAAGTGAATGACAGTTATGGGCATCTTGTCGGGGACGAGGTTTTGCAGGCGTTCTCTCATCTTGTACTGAATTCTATACGAGTGGAAGATACCTTTTGCCGTTTCGGTGGAGAGGAATTTGCTTTGTTTCTGCCCAATACGGATGCCGCTTCAGCACTGCTAGTCATAGAGCGTATTCAGAAGAATTTCTCTTCATTAGAATTCTCGGCTAAGAATGAAATCTTCCAAGTAAGCTTTTCTAGCGGTATTACAGAAGTCACGGAAGCTGATCAAGAATCCGACAGACTGATTGAGGAAGCCGATCAGGCGCTTTATGCCAGCAAGAATGCCGGAAGAAATCAGACAATTCTGTATTCTGAACATTTGTTGGTTATTAAAAAAGACAAGGTTCTTAATGTGATTATTGTGGATGATGATGCCCTGATTCGGCGGATCATGAACAGTCACTTCTCTACCTGGAGACCGGCGAATATTGGAACCGTCAACATAAAAAGTTATGCCAATGGATTAGATTTTCTGGAAGCGGATTGGTACTCCAGTGAGGAGAAATATATCATCCTGCTCGATGGAGTGATGCCGGATCTTGATGGTGTTGAAGTATTGGAGCGAATCCGACGGACTTACCCGGAGGTTAATATATTAGTCATTATGCTGACTGGTAGAAATAATCAGGCGGATATTGTCCATGCCCTGCAAATGGGCGCAGATGATTATGTAATCAAGCCGTTTCATATGCCTGAACTGCTGTCGAGAATTGAACGACTGGCTTATAGATTTTTATTTTAA
- a CDS encoding PFL family protein gives MISLVEVQETNKMIREMNLDVRTITMGISLMDCAHPDMKIFNQNVYDKITRSAEKLVKTGEDLERQFGVPIVNKRISVTPISIAAGAIKTDTYVPVAEMLDRAAKEVGVNFIGGFSALVQKGCTTGDRILIDCIPEALAVTERVCASVNVGSSRSGINMDAVKLMGDIIVQTAMRTKDRDSIGCAKLVVFCNAVEDNPFMAGAFHGVGERECVINVGVSGPGVIKRALEEVKGQDFETLCETIKRTAFKVTRVGQLVAQEASKRMGVPFGIIDLSLAPTPEIGDSIAEIFQVMGLEEAGAPGTTAALAILNDNVKKGGVMASSYVGGLSGAFIPVSEDHGMIQAVQRGALTLEKLEAMTCVCSVGLDMVAIPGSTSKETISGIIADEAAIGMVNNKTTAVRLIPVIGKDVGEMVEFGGLLGYAPVMAVNSFSCANFINRGGRIPAPIHSFKN, from the coding sequence ATGATTTCACTCGTGGAAGTGCAGGAAACCAATAAAATGATCCGTGAAATGAATCTGGATGTGCGCACGATTACCATGGGGATCAGCCTTATGGATTGTGCCCACCCGGATATGAAGATTTTTAACCAGAATGTGTATGACAAAATCACCAGATCTGCTGAGAAGCTGGTCAAGACCGGCGAAGATCTGGAAAGACAATTTGGTGTTCCGATTGTTAATAAACGGATTTCCGTTACCCCAATCTCCATTGCTGCTGGTGCGATCAAGACCGATACTTATGTGCCTGTAGCAGAAATGTTGGACAGGGCTGCCAAAGAAGTAGGTGTTAACTTTATCGGCGGTTTCTCTGCCTTAGTGCAAAAGGGCTGTACCACAGGCGACCGGATTCTTATCGATTGTATTCCTGAAGCGTTGGCCGTCACAGAAAGAGTGTGCGCTTCCGTGAATGTAGGCTCCTCCAGAAGCGGAATTAATATGGATGCCGTAAAATTAATGGGTGATATCATTGTCCAAACGGCGATGCGTACCAAGGATAGAGATTCGATCGGCTGTGCAAAGCTGGTCGTTTTTTGCAACGCGGTTGAGGATAATCCGTTCATGGCTGGTGCCTTTCATGGTGTCGGTGAGCGGGAATGTGTAATCAACGTAGGTGTCAGTGGTCCTGGTGTAATCAAGCGGGCGCTGGAAGAAGTAAAGGGTCAGGACTTTGAGACCTTATGCGAAACGATCAAACGTACCGCATTCAAGGTTACCCGTGTGGGTCAACTTGTAGCACAGGAAGCCTCCAAACGCATGGGTGTTCCTTTTGGAATTATTGACCTGTCTCTGGCTCCAACCCCCGAAATCGGCGATTCCATTGCTGAAATCTTTCAGGTTATGGGACTCGAAGAAGCTGGCGCTCCCGGAACAACAGCCGCACTGGCCATCCTGAATGACAACGTGAAAAAGGGCGGCGTTATGGCCTCCTCCTACGTTGGGGGACTCAGTGGAGCCTTCATTCCGGTTAGTGAGGACCACGGTATGATTCAGGCTGTTCAGCGCGGTGCACTAACGCTTGAGAAGCTCGAAGCCATGACCTGCGTATGTTCTGTAGGCTTGGACATGGTGGCGATTCCGGGAAGCACATCCAAGGAAACCATCTCTGGTATCATCGCTGACGAAGCTGCTATTGGCATGGTCAACAATAAAACAACCGCCGTTCGTCTAATTCCGGTCATCGGCAAAGATGTAGGCGAAATGGTTGAATTCGGCGGATTGCTGGGTTACGCGCCAGTTATGGCGGTCAACTCCTTCAGTTGCGCCAACTTCATTAATAGAGGCGGACGAATTCCGGCTCCGATCCACAGCTTTAAGAACTAA
- a CDS encoding response regulator translates to MQKVLVVDDEEVLRMLITDTLEDLENVEIHTAENGLEALARLSADHYDLMILDYMMPEMTGIEVLGRLSMDMKSALPILMLTAKAQEVDRNRAIVAGARYFMPKPFSPIELLQIVEGILSDHG, encoded by the coding sequence ATGCAGAAGGTGCTTGTTGTAGATGATGAAGAAGTGTTAAGAATGTTAATCACAGATACGCTGGAGGATTTGGAAAATGTAGAGATCCATACTGCCGAGAACGGTTTAGAGGCGCTAGCGAGACTGTCAGCGGATCACTACGACCTGATGATATTGGATTATATGATGCCAGAAATGACGGGGATAGAGGTGCTGGGGCGGCTGAGCATGGACATGAAGAGTGCTTTGCCTATTTTAATGCTGACGGCTAAAGCACAAGAAGTTGACCGCAATAGAGCTATAGTGGCGGGCGCACGTTATTTTATGCCGAAACCGTTCAGTCCGATAGAACTCCTGCAGATTGTGGAGGGGATTCTAAGTGATCATGGCTAA
- a CDS encoding ACT domain-containing protein yields the protein MKGIITVLGKDKVGIIAKVCTYLAEHNLNILDISQTIVQDYFNMMMIVDISSATKSFEEIVEELHQVGETIGVEIKLQHEDIFNIMHRI from the coding sequence TTGAAAGGGATTATTACTGTACTGGGAAAAGACAAAGTAGGGATTATTGCCAAGGTCTGCACCTATCTTGCAGAGCACAATTTAAACATTCTGGATATTTCACAGACCATTGTTCAGGACTATTTTAACATGATGATGATCGTGGATATTTCCAGCGCCACTAAATCCTTCGAGGAAATTGTTGAGGAGCTGCACCAGGTGGGCGAGACCATCGGCGTAGAAATCAAACTGCAGCACGAAGATATCTTCAACATTATGCACCGTATTTAA